The genome window ACCCCTCCAGCTCTCTAACCATCATAAAACATTGGGTCTGGGAGGGTCCCTAATTGCATACAGAAGTCTGAAATACGAACTGAGGCTTCGCTTTTCAATATTTATCCCCCACGTCTCCGAGACTTCCAAAAGGCGTTGCTGAAAGAGGTTCGATCAAAACAGGGGACTAGGAACAATAAAAAGTCAGCAGGCAACACTCACGTTGAGGATGGCGATGAGAGCGCCTTGGAGGAAGCCCACCAGAACGTCGCTCCAGTGGTGCTTGTAATCAGACACGCGGGTGTAGCCCACATACACCGCAAAGGCCACAAGGAAGAACTGGATTGTGGGCCGGAGGAGTCTTGCCCACTTAGCCCTCAGTCTCGCCTGGACATacaactagagagaaagagagggagaagatgttTTAGTTCTCTCATAAGTAGAGCTGTGTTTGTAGAAAATTTGCCTTTACTGCTGATTGAGGTCATTTGTGGTTTTTGTGTTGTAGTGAACAATCTTACCAAATAAGGCAATGTTATTTGACTGTAAACTGGCCCCAGTTACACTAAGCCTACCATCATGCCTCAATGAATGTCTGAAACACAGCATTTGTTAGTAAATGTTTCTTTCATGTAAACAGTGTGCAAGTCCATTCTTCAATTGGCTATGTAATATGAAAGCATGTTTAGCTATTTCACAATGCTAACCATCACATCATCAGTACATGTAGACAAACATTTAAAAGGCAAGAATGTATCTTTAAAGAGTTTGTCTTTTCATACTAAATCAACTCCCCGGCAAAACCAGATTTGGTATGCTTAAAATCGCATAAAGCGTGAAAAGGTGTTGAATGTTGATCTAATTTATGCCTACGGACTGAAAACCCTTTTCACAGAAGAGGAGAGTTGCTGCCAGAATGTCTATCTGGCGCGCTCATTTCTCTGGGCTGCTACCAGGCTCCTGCCGCAGTAGGTGTGTTAGTTGGCATCCATGCATGCCctcctaccacacacacacacacacacacacacacacacacacacacacacacacacacacacacacacacacacacacacacacacacacacacacacacacacacacacacacacacacacacacacacacacacaatctcagcattcaacactgTAGGACACTTGTAGGAACAAGGAGATATGAATCACGTATACTAGGGAACATCAAAGGGCCTGTGACATGACCAAACAATGACTAATTGCTTTGATTGGCATTGAGGGCCGGCTGTCTGCTCAAGGCGCCTGCCTGCTCTGTCTGTCCATAGACAAGGCCCAGCACACTTGAACTGGATTACTAGAAACAGAACACGGGCCTTCATCTCCAGTCAATAACAGTCCAGTCCAGCAGGGCATTAGCCTTTGTGTCCAAATTCCTCAGCTGAACTTCTGACTTGCCCTTATATGTGCACAatccctctctgtctatcctgTCCTATTCTGCATGTCATATTTTCCCCATGAATCCTGTTTCAAATGGAGAGACATTGACCCCCCTTGAGACTGCTGAatatgagggtgtgtgtgtagtttactCACAGCTAGAAACAGCATACAGTACATCCCAAAGGAGGAGTGGCCGGAGTAGAAGGACAGCCTGGAAAATAGAGCGAAAACAAATATGTTGTTAAAACCTTTTTCTGTCatggctgtgtagaggccacagTGGATGTATTCTGTGTTTTTCTACCATAGCAtaaagcagtggtcaccaaccctggATCTAGTCCTGCAGCGTATGCAGGCATTGGTTCCAGTACGGCACTAACCACTGGCATTGAGCAATGTACACATCAACAATATTTCCCTGACACCCTCTACCTCAGTAACTACCTGGACTCCGTGACGTGCCGAGGATTGCCGGTGCAGTTGATCTCCAGCACGTAGCCTTTGCAGACCTTGGGGTTGCAGACGGCCATGAAGTTGGGCCGAGGGCGTCCGATGGAGAACTTGGCCAGGTCCGTCAGTGACTGGCTGACAGCTGCCCCGAACAGGAAGGTACCCAGCACCTTGTAGAGTGCCGCCACGTACCCGTTGAACTCAGAGTTAGAGTGGATCCTCTTACTGTAGACGAGGTAGGCCTCTCCTGATGATATCTATTGAAAGAGAGGAAGCGGCTTAAATTACATCCAACACTCCAATATGACAGCTAATATCTGGTCCACTGGCTGCTTATAGAAATGGCTGTTTGtgagagactggtctgtaatcagtgtaGTAGATGTTATTTAGCTCACTTAGGTGTCAGCGAGGAAAGTATAGGGAGGGACTCACAATGATGACCGTGCAGGAGATGGTGACTGTAGCCAGCAAGCCGTGGGTGATGGTGTCAGGTTTGAGGGGGTACTTGATGTCCTCATCGTCACAGTACACACCCCTCAGGTAGGGCCGGAACACAACAGTCATGATGAGGAAGGGCAGAGCGGCTATGAGAAGAGAAAAACGACAGGCAACTCGTTAATTCACTTCAACAGAGCATTTTATAACTGTTCGCAACACTGATATGCTCCCATTGATGACATATCATACACTTTTTTTCCTTCCAGCACCTGAACCAGCAGGATGTGAATTTTCTTTTCTTATTTTCTTCTTTCATTAATTCACTTCAACTACCAACATTGATTATTCCTATAATAAAAGGGTGATAAAGTACACCGGGAATGATTGATGATAATGCTGTTGATCCAAGCTAACATACAAAGATTTTATGGGAGCATTCCATCTGTGAAATAACAGATATTTTCAATTTCCAGAAACACAGACATTACATCACTATTCAATCTGGGAGGTTAAATGTTTCTTCAAGGTTTTCAGAGTAGATTTTTTCCTCCTTTCCTGAAGACCTTTTTCAGTGGAACAACGCTGTCCTGCAAATATACTACATTCATAGCCCAGAAAGGCACCGAATACCAAAGCAGAGCTCAGCACACATTGACGTAGGCTGTGAAATGTCATGGTACATCCGCACAGTAAGGGATTAAAAAACAAACCGTATACTCAGATGTACACCCCCACCCCAGTGCTGCTCCTTAGAAAACTGACTGATGTGGTGGTGTGCACAAACAAATATATCCGCTCAAGGTTACTGAGTGGATGGAAAATGGCCTTGAGACGTTCGGAAACGTCTCCAAaaccacacacactctggacatgTCTGATGTGTGATGCAAAGCCACAAACCCACCATGAGGAAGGCATTACACGTGTGTTACTGTAGTTCCTGTTGATACACTTAATGAATAATGCTCTTCCTAGTCTGCAAATTAAAACAGATATGTGAAAAATACTTCATTGGCATAACTGTTAGGAATGtattttttctctcttctcctacaAGCCTGGAGCTCTTTTGTGTAAAACCAGGAGTGGAACAAAGACCTAGGGCATGTGTGAACTCTCCCCACCCTGAAaccctccagtcagctcccctacCCAGGATGGCAGACAGCCTTGAGCATATAGAAATGCCATGAGTCTGCATACTAAATGAAAGACAAATACTACATA of Oncorhynchus gorbuscha isolate QuinsamMale2020 ecotype Even-year linkage group LG15, OgorEven_v1.0, whole genome shotgun sequence contains these proteins:
- the LOC123997440 gene encoding phospholipid phosphatase 2-like isoform X2, with amino-acid sequence MTVVFRPYLRGVYCDDEDIKYPLKPDTITHGLLATVTISCTVIIISSGEAYLVYSKRIHSNSEFNGYVAALYKVLGTFLFGAAVSQSLTDLAKFSIGRPRPNFMAVCNPKVCKGYVLEINCTGNPRHVTESRLSFYSGHSSFGMYCMLFLALYVQARLRAKWARLLRPTIQFFLVAFAVYVGYTRVSDYKHHWSDVLVGFLQGALIAILNVRHVSDFFKQRPPRCSSQETAESEELERKPSLQMADAEHNNHYSYPGPV
- the LOC123997440 gene encoding phospholipid phosphatase 2-like isoform X1, yielding MMDLRKKKMYVLVDVMCVAVAALPFLIMTVVFRPYLRGVYCDDEDIKYPLKPDTITHGLLATVTISCTVIIISSGEAYLVYSKRIHSNSEFNGYVAALYKVLGTFLFGAAVSQSLTDLAKFSIGRPRPNFMAVCNPKVCKGYVLEINCTGNPRHVTESRLSFYSGHSSFGMYCMLFLALYVQARLRAKWARLLRPTIQFFLVAFAVYVGYTRVSDYKHHWSDVLVGFLQGALIAILNVRHVSDFFKQRPPRCSSQETAESEELERKPSLQMADAEHNNHYSYPGPV